Proteins from a single region of Streptomyces spectabilis:
- a CDS encoding ABC transporter substrate-binding protein encodes MRTRTGWGAAAVVCGLLVSGCGGGGDGADGSAGDGAAAGFPVRVTDCEGNATSFAAAPKKIVTSNAAALELLLRLGAGDRVAGTGFPPGKGTLPGALGKRADDVKVLSRSVIPKEKLLGSGADLYIDSFASMGGMGGGMGDAPTPEEYKAVGMKHIYLKSTACAQDREGPVTDLSAVERDITALGAVTGNRSTAAELVDGMRTKLASVRTAVRGVPERKRPTYFFFDYDAGTKAPTAVCNRQIAHAVITLAGARNVFASCDGAFKQVGWEDVVSKNPDWIQLGVRNRGSAAANEKAFDEARKWLESNPATKGLRAVKKGRFLRIGSEATTIAGVSNADTVVRIAKALHPGKVR; translated from the coding sequence ATGCGTACGCGTACGGGGTGGGGTGCGGCGGCCGTGGTGTGCGGCCTGCTGGTCTCGGGCTGCGGCGGTGGCGGTGACGGCGCGGACGGCTCCGCCGGGGACGGCGCGGCCGCGGGGTTCCCGGTGCGGGTCACCGACTGCGAGGGGAACGCGACCAGCTTCGCCGCCGCGCCCAAGAAGATCGTGACCAGCAACGCGGCCGCCCTGGAGCTGCTGCTCAGGCTCGGCGCCGGGGACCGCGTCGCGGGTACGGGCTTCCCGCCCGGCAAGGGCACGCTGCCCGGGGCGCTCGGGAAGCGTGCGGACGACGTGAAGGTGCTCAGCCGGTCCGTGATCCCCAAGGAGAAGCTGCTCGGCTCGGGCGCCGATCTGTACATCGACAGCTTCGCCTCCATGGGCGGCATGGGCGGCGGCATGGGCGACGCCCCGACCCCCGAGGAGTACAAGGCGGTCGGCATGAAGCACATCTACCTGAAGTCCACCGCCTGCGCGCAGGACCGCGAGGGCCCCGTGACCGACCTGTCCGCCGTCGAGCGGGACATCACCGCGCTCGGCGCCGTCACCGGCAACCGGAGCACGGCCGCGGAACTCGTCGACGGCATGCGGACGAAGCTGGCCTCCGTGCGCACGGCGGTGCGCGGCGTCCCCGAGCGGAAGCGGCCCACCTACTTCTTCTTCGACTACGACGCCGGGACCAAGGCGCCCACCGCCGTCTGCAACCGCCAGATCGCCCACGCGGTGATCACCCTCGCGGGCGCCCGGAACGTCTTCGCGTCCTGCGACGGCGCGTTCAAGCAGGTCGGCTGGGAGGACGTGGTCTCCAAGAACCCGGACTGGATCCAGCTCGGCGTCCGCAACCGGGGCAGCGCCGCGGCCAACGAGAAGGCCTTCGACGAGGCCAGGAAGTGGCTGGAGAGCAACCCGGCCACCAAGGGCCTGCGCGCGGTGAAGAAGGGCAGGTTCCTGCGCATCGGGTCCGAGGCCACCACCATCGCGGGCGTCTCCAACGCCGACACCGTGGTGCGCATCGCCAAGGCCCTCCACCCCGGCAAGGTCCGCTAG
- the msrA gene encoding peptide-methionine (S)-S-oxide reductase MsrA: MADEIPAAENAETATLGPGCFWSFDAVMRRTPGVTSSVAGFAGDHGPPPNYEDYERHGLNPQKFVEAVKLTFQPDKISFEDVLTLFFQSHDPTTPNQSGADRGTVYHSTIFYADEDQRVRSEKVMQRVRQELGQSIVTDLRPYQQFFEADPDQQDFYNKNRFQPYCRAVIEPKLRNLGIDVD; encoded by the coding sequence ATGGCCGATGAAATACCCGCAGCCGAGAATGCCGAGACCGCGACACTCGGTCCCGGCTGCTTCTGGTCCTTCGACGCGGTGATGCGCCGGACCCCCGGTGTCACATCAAGTGTCGCGGGTTTCGCGGGAGATCACGGACCCCCGCCCAACTACGAGGACTACGAACGTCACGGGCTCAATCCGCAGAAGTTCGTAGAGGCAGTAAAACTGACGTTCCAGCCGGACAAGATCTCCTTCGAGGACGTACTCACCCTGTTCTTCCAGAGCCACGATCCGACCACTCCGAACCAGAGCGGCGCGGATCGCGGAACCGTTTACCACTCGACGATCTTCTACGCCGACGAAGACCAGCGCGTGCGTTCCGAAAAGGTCATGCAGCGGGTGCGGCAGGAACTGGGGCAGAGCATCGTGACCGATCTCCGGCCCTACCAGCAGTTCTTCGAGGCCGACCCCGATCAACAGGATTTCTACAACAAGAACCGATTCCAGCCGTACTGTCGCGCGGTCATAGAACCGAAGCTCCGCAATCTCGGAATCGACGTCGACTGA